AGCAGGCCCTGACGAACCTGGTGGCCAACGCCCTGGCCCACTCGCCGCCCCAGGGCACGGTGAGGCTGGGGTGGTCCGCGGATGGCGATCGGTTCGCCCTGTGGGTCGAGGACGAGGGAAGGGGGATCCCCGAGGAGCTCCGAAGCCGCGTGTTCGAGCCGTTCTTCACCCGGCGGGAGGGCGGGTTGGGTCTGGGGCTCAGCATCGCCCGGTCGGCGGTGCTCCAGCACGGGTGGGACATCGACGTCGAGGCCCCGGAACACGGTGGGGCCCGTTTCGTGATCCGGGGGGCCGTGGAAGCACAGGAGGCGTAGGTGGGTATTGTAATCCTGGTGGACGACGATCCGGACATTCGATACTCGTTCGGCCGTGCCCTCGGGCGGGACTACGACGTTCGGGCCTGCGCGTCGGCCGAGGAGGGCCTGGCGGCCGTGGAGGCCGATCCCGGAGGCGTTGACCTGGTGCTTCTCGACATTCGGATGCCGGGCCGGGACGGGTTCTGGCTGCTGGAGAGGCTGCGTTCCTCCCATCCGAACCTCCCGGTCGTCATGGTCACCGCCTACGGAGACACCGAGACGGCGATCCGGGCCATGAAACAGGGGGCCTACGACTACCTCGTCAAGCCGTTCGACGTGGGGCACGTGCAGACCCTGATCGAGGCCGCCCGCAAGCAGCGGGCCCTGACCCGCTCGGCCGTCTCCTTGGGGCCCGAGGCGGAGGCCGGCGCAGACCGAATCATCGGCAACTCCCCGGCGATGGTTCGGGTGTACAAGCGAATCGGTCAACTGGCGGCCACGAGCCTCCCGTGCTTGATCACCGGCGAGACGGGCACGGGCAAGGAACTCGTAGCCCGGGCCCTGGTCCACCACGGAGACCGGGCGGGGAGGCCGTTTCTCGTGGTGGACTGCGCCGCCGTGCCCAAGGATCTGTTGGAGTCGGAGCTGTTCGGCTACGAGGAGGGCGCGTTCACGGGCGCCCGAAAGGGGGGCAAGCTGGGGAAGTTCGAGCTGGCCCACGGGGGCACCCTGTTCCTGGACGAGATCGCCGAGATCCCGGTGGACCTCCAGGCGAAACTCCTCCGGGTCCTGCAGGGCGGCCGGATCCAGCGGGTGGGTGGGGCCGAGGAGATCCCGGTGGACGTCCGGGTGGTGGCCGCCACCTGCGCCGACCTGGAGGCACGGGTGGCGGACGGCACGTTTCGTTCGGACCTGTTCTACCGAATCAACGTGGGCCGCATCCACCTCCCGCCGCTGCGGGAGCGGCGGGAGGACATCCCCGCCCTGGTCCGGTACTTCGCCCGCAAGCACGGGGCCGCCGTGGGCCGAACCGTGACCGGGGTGTCTGAGGACCTGATCCGCACGTTCCAGGCTCGGTCGTGGCCGGGAAACGTGCGGGAGTTGGAGAACGAGGTGCGTCGGCTCCTGGCCTCGACCCGCGGGGAGGTCCTGGCCCCGGAGTTGGGTGTGGCGTGCGCGGAGGACACGGCGGTCTGCTCCGAGCTTCGCTCCCTGGCGGCCCGGGTCCTCGACGAAGGCCCGACCGACGCGTTCCATTCGTTCGTGGCCCGGGCCGAAGCGAGCCTGATCGCCGAGGCCCTGGAGCGAACGGGCGGCAACGTGAGCGCCGCGGCCCGGCTGCTCGGCATCACCCGCCTCACCCTGCGGAAGAAAGCCGAAACCTACGGGATCCGGGTTCGGGACCCCGCCGTTTGAGCCGGGTCGATGTTTCGGCCCCCCGTGCCACGGTCGGCTAGCCCGCATTATTCATGAGCGTTCGTCGCGAAACCGTCGAGTGTGAGTGAGATCGGGGCAAGCGCAGCAACGAGGGGCGCAGGCGTACTGGACGGTACGTCGAGCCCCGAGGCGCGAGCACGCCCCGAGATGGCGTGCAATCGGCGGTTGCAGCAGAAGGCTTCATGAATAATGCGGGCTGGGGCGCCGGGAGTTTCGCAGATCCTCTCCTTTCTCGGTTTCCGGGAGCCGCTCTTCCCACGACGCAGAAGTCCCTTCTCCCGGCTGTTCCCACGTGTGATCCTAACGACGTTTGGGGTATTGCGCGACTTCGGTTCGCATGGGTATACTCAGAACCGCGTTTGGGTTCGTGAGGGGCGACCCCGGGGGAGGAGAAGGGGAAACCGCCGGGTCGCGTTTTCGTTCAACCCGTTGGGAGAAGGAGGTCAGTCATGGCGGAAGAGATTCGCGAGGTGTATCCGGTTCCCGAGGAGTTTCGGAAGCGGGCGTACATCCAGAGCCGGGAGGAGTACGAGCGGCTCTACAAGGAGTCGTTGGAGAACAGCGACGCCTTCTGGGCCCGGGTGGCCGAGGAGCAGGTGACCTGGTTCAAGAAGTGGGATCGGGTGCAGGACTGGAAGTACTCCAAGGACGAGGTCTACATCAAGTGGTTCCTCAACGGCAAGCTGAACGTCGCGTACAACTGCGTGGACCGGCACCTCGAGAAGCGGGGGGACCAGGTGGCGATCATCTGGGAGGGCAACGAGCCCACCGAGGACCGCACAATCACCTACCGGGAGCTCCATGAGCAGGTGTGCCGGTTCGCCAACGTGCTGAAGTCCCGGGGCGTGAAAAAGGGCGATCGGGTGTCCATCTACCTGCCCATGATCCCCGAACTGGCCATCGCCATGCTCGCCTGCGCCCGGATCGGCGCCATCCACTCGGTGGTGTTCGGCGGGTTCTCGGCCGACGCCCTCAAGGACCGGATCCTGGACTGCGACTCCCACGTGCTGATCACCTGCGACGGGTTCTACCGGGGCAAGAAGCTGGTGAACCAGAAGGCCCAGGCCGACGCGGCCATGGCCCAGTGCCCGGGCGTGAGCACATGCATCGTGGTGAGCCGTGTCGGGGACGACGTGCAGGTGGAGATGAAGGAGGGGCGGGACATCTGGTGGCACGAGGCGGTGGCCGAAGCGAGCCCCGAGTGCGCCTACGAGGAGATGGACGCGGAGGACCCGCTGTTCATCCTGTACACCTCGGGCTCCACCGGAAAGCCCAAGGGCGTGATGCACACCACCGGCGGGTACCTGGTGTACACGTCCTACACCCACAAGCTGGTGTTCGACTACCACGACGGCGACATCTACTTCTGCGCGGCCGACATCGGGTGGGTCACCGGCCACAGCTACATCGTGTACGGCCCCCTGTGCAACGGCGCCACCACGGTGATGTTCGAGGGCGTGCCCACCTACCCGGATGCGGGGCGGTACTGGGACATCATCGGCAAGCACAAGATCAACATCCTGTACACGGCTCCCACGGCGATCCGGGCCATCGCGGCCCAGGGGGACGAGTACGTGACGAGCCGGCTGGACAAGCTGGAGACCCTCCGGCTGCTGGGCACGGTGGGCGAGCCGATCAACCCCGAGGCCTGGCGCTGGTACTATGAACTCCCCGGTCGGAGCAAGTGCCCCATCGTGGACACCTGGTGGCAGACCGAGACCGGCGGCATCCTGATCACGGGGCTCCCCGGCGCCATCGACATGAAGCCGGGCAAGGCCACCACCCCGTTCTTCGGGGTGGAGCCCGTGCTGGTGGACCCCGAGAAGGGGCACGTGCTCGAGGGGGAGGCCGAGGGCGCCCTGTGCATCGCCCGGCCGTGGCCCGGCCAGATGCGCGGCGTGTTCGGGGACCCGGACCGGTTCCGTCAGACCTACTTCGTGCAGTACGACGGGTACTACTTCACCGGCGACGGGGCCAACCGGGACGCGGACGGCGACTACCAGATCATCGGCCGCATCGACGACGTGATCAACGTCTCGGGGCACCGGATGGGCACGGCCGAGGTGGAGAGCGCCCTGGTGCTCCACCCGAAGGTGGCCGAGGCCGCGGTGGTGGGCTACCCCCACGACATGAAGGGCCAGGGGATCTACGCCTACGTGACCCTGGTGGCCGGGGCCGAGCCGTCGGAGGAACTGCGCAAGGAGCTGGTCCAGCTCGTGCGCAAGGAGATCGGGCCGATCGCCACCCCGGACTTCATCCAGTTCGCGCCGGGTCTGCCCAAGACCCGGTCCGGCAAGATCATGCGCCGGATCCTGCGGAAGATCGCGGCCAACGAGGTGGAGGCCGGGTTCGGCGACACCTCGACCCTGCTCGATCCATCGGTGGTGGACCAGCTCGTGGAGGGCCGGCTGAACAAGTAGCCGTCCCCCCTTTGATGGATCGAAAAGGCCGGCCCCTTGCAGGGCCGGCCTTTTCTTGGTCGCCGATCTTCGAGAGCCGAGAGAAGGCGCGGGCCGTTCTTCTCCCTGGCCTTCCCACCTCGAGCTGTGGTACCCGTTGGGGCCTTCGCGATCGGAGGCTCTCGGATGCGTACCCAGCCCAAAGCCGCCCCGTGGGCCGTGGATCTGGCCCTGGTGACGGTGGTCCTCCTGTGGTCCCTGAACTTCGTCATCCTGAAGGCGGCCCTGCCCCGGTTCGACCCCCTGGCCCTCGCGGCGTTGCGGTTCATGGGGATCGCCGTGCTGTTCGAGATCCTTCTGCGATTCAAAGGGGTCGAGGGGCGCCTGGATCGCGCCGACCGCAAGGCCTTCGTGGGGTCGGCCCTGGTGGGTTACACCCTGTACCAGGGGCTGTTCATCCTCGGGCTCCATCGGGGCACCGCGTTCTCCACCGCGCTCATGATCAACACCGGCCCGATGTGGGCCGCCCTGATCCTGACCCTCTGGGGGCTGGAGAGGGTCGGCCGCCGCCAATGGGCCGGCATCTTCCTGGCCCTGGTGGGGCTCGTGTTCTACGTCGGCCCCCGCCTCCTCGCCCGGGGAGGTGGCGGGGTCGGGGATCTCCTGGCCTTGGGGGCGGCCGTGTCGTGGTCGTGCTACGGCATCCTCAACAAGCCGCTGCTCAAGAGGTACGGGGCGTTCTACCTCACCACCCGCACGTTCCAGATCGGCGCGGCCCTCTTCCTGCCGTTCGCGGTGCCTGCGCTCCTTGGCCAGGACTGGGCCGGCATCGGCCCGGCCGGCTGGGCGGCCGTGGCCTACTCCGTGGTGTTCCCCATCGTGGTGGCCGTGAGCCTCTGGAACTGGGCCATCGGGCAGCGGGGCGTGAGCCGCACCGTGGTGTACCAGTACTTGGTACCCGTGGTGAGCGGTCTGCTCTCCTGGCTCTGCCTGGACGAACCCTTCACCCCCCAGAAGCTGGCCGGCGGGGCTCTTGTACTGGCGGGTGTGGCCCTGAGCCGAAGGGGTTGACCCGGCCTGCTCCGGCCGGACCACCAACTTGCGCAGCGCCTCACGCCCCCCCACAGGCCGTTTCCACTGTGCGAGGCTCAGGATGCCGCTGCTGGCGCGCCAGATGTTGGGAAAGATCCGCCGGCTCTGGCTCGTCTGGCTTCGTCCTCGATACGTGGCCCGGAAACGCCGGGAGCGGACCGGCCGGTGCCTGCGGTGCGGGCGTTGCTGCAGCCTTGCGTTCACCTGCCCGATGTTCGCCGGGCAAGGACTCTGTTTGACCTACGGTGCGATCCGACCCCGCGTTTGCGCCGCGTTCCCGATCGATGAGCGGGACCTCGCGGAGATCCGCGCGAGCGGCGGCGCGTGTGGGTCGTATCGCCCTATTTCCTGCCGGACGAGGCCCTGCTCCAGATGCTGGCCGTCCAGACCCGGGCCGGGGTCGAGGTGACGGTCGTCGTTCCAGAGCGTTCGAACCATCGGCTGGCGGACTGGGCACGGGAACGCCCGTTGCAGATCCTGCGGGACGCGGGAGCCCGGGTCCTGGGATACGGCCGCAGCATGATCCATGCGAATCTCGTCGCCGTCGACGAGAGCTTCGGTCTTTTCGGATCGGCCAATCTGGACATGCGAAGCCTCTATCTGAATTTCGAGGTCGGGCTGGCGCTCTACACCCCGGCGGACGTCAGAGCGCTCCGGCGGATTGCCGCCGAATACGCGTCGGCGTCCGGACCCCTGGCGTTTCCTCACCGCAGGGGCAACGTGGGAGAACTCCTGGTGGACTTGGCGGAACTCTTGGCACCCCTTTTGTGACGGCGGGAGACGGGAGTCGTGTACTCGGTTACCGAACGGATCCTGACGCTCCTGGCGGCCCATCCCCATCCGGTGACCTTCTTCCTGCTGGTGCTCACGGGACTGGGGCTTCCCGTGCCGGAGGACGTGATCCTTCTGGCGGCCGGGGCCGTGGTGAGCTGGGGGCGCACCGGCTACTACCCTATCGTGGGGGCGGCCCTCCTGGGGGTGCTGGTCGGGGATCTCCTGCTCTTCCTCCTGGGGCGGAGATACGGTCCCAACGTCCTCAAACATCGACCGTTTCGGTACCTGGCGAGCCCACGGCGCATGGACCGGGCGCGGGACATGCTGGCCCGTCGAGGCGCGGGAGCCGTGTTCCTCGCTCGGTTCGTCGCGGGGGTGCGGTTTGCGGTGTTCTTTGTGGCCGGGGCGAGCGGCATGAACGCGGCCACGTTCGTTCTGCTCGACCTCACGGGGGCCGTGCTCTCGGTTCCCCTGGTGGTCCTCGTGGGGTACGTGTTCGGCTCGAACCTGGAGGAGGCCCTGGGCTTCCTCCATGCCCACCGCTGGCAGGTGCTCGCCGCCGCGGTCGGCTTGGTGCTGGCGGGGTGGGCCCTCGTTCGGGTGGGCCGGGCCCTCGGCCTGTGGAACCGGATCCGGCGGGCCGGGGCGGCCCTGGCCGGCGGGTACCTGGGACGCCGCCGGTGGTTTCGTTTGGCCCTGCTGGCCGCGGCATTGGGCGGTGTGGTCTACTACGCGGCGGTGGCCGCCCAACCGCTGCCCGCGGCCGACCGGAACTTCCGGGAGATCGCCCGGATTCCCGCCGTGGGCCCGGGAGAGCCGTTCAGCTTTGCGGTGTTGGGCGACAACCGCAACAGCCAGACGGTGTTCACGGAGATTCTCCGGCGCATCGATGCGGATCCCGACATCCGGTTCGCGGTGGACCTGGGAGACCTGGTATTCGACGGCGAGAGGGAGAAGTACCGGTTCTTCTTGGAGCAGATCGGCGGATTCACGAAGCCCCTCCTGGTGGCGCCGGGAAACCACGACATCCGCGAGGGCGGCCGCGCCGTGTACTATGACGCGTTTGGCCCATTCTACTACTCGTTCCGGGTGGGCGACGCCCTGTTCGTGGTGCTGGACGACGCCGACGAGGTGGGATTCACGCCGTCCCAGTGGGCCTGGGCCGAGCGCGTGGTGAAGGAATCGGGCGCCGCGCACACGTTCGTGATGTTTCACGTGCCGCTGTTCGATCCCCGCCACCGCACGGACCTCGACTGGCTCAAAGCCGTGCTGCCGGGGCCCGCCCGGAACTGGATGTTCCACCACAGCCTGGCCGACGACGCGAAGGCCCGGGAGTATGCGGCAGCGTTCCGGCGGTGGGGGGTCACGAGGCTGTACTGCTCCCACGTTCACGGCTTCTACCGGGGAGAGTGGGCCGGCGTGCCGTTCACCCTGACGGGGGGTGCCGGCGCCCCGCTGGTCGGGGTCGACCCCGAGCACGATTTCTACCATTACGTGAAGGTCACGGTGGGACCCGGGGGCGTGCGCGAGGAGGTGGTTCGGATTCCTTCGCCCTCGTTCGGGCTTCTGGCCCGCGCCGGAAACCTGGTTTTTCTGCATCTGAGAAGCTTCGTGGCCACCCACGTCCCGGGTACGGTTCTGTTCCTCGTGTTCGCG
This is a stretch of genomic DNA from Deferrisoma camini S3R1. It encodes these proteins:
- a CDS encoding DMT family transporter, whose amino-acid sequence is MRTQPKAAPWAVDLALVTVVLLWSLNFVILKAALPRFDPLALAALRFMGIAVLFEILLRFKGVEGRLDRADRKAFVGSALVGYTLYQGLFILGLHRGTAFSTALMINTGPMWAALILTLWGLERVGRRQWAGIFLALVGLVFYVGPRLLARGGGGVGDLLALGAAVSWSCYGILNKPLLKRYGAFYLTTRTFQIGAALFLPFAVPALLGQDWAGIGPAGWAAVAYSVVFPIVVAVSLWNWAIGQRGVSRTVVYQYLVPVVSGLLSWLCLDEPFTPQKLAGGALVLAGVALSRRG
- a CDS encoding sigma-54-dependent transcriptional regulator; the protein is MGIVILVDDDPDIRYSFGRALGRDYDVRACASAEEGLAAVEADPGGVDLVLLDIRMPGRDGFWLLERLRSSHPNLPVVMVTAYGDTETAIRAMKQGAYDYLVKPFDVGHVQTLIEAARKQRALTRSAVSLGPEAEAGADRIIGNSPAMVRVYKRIGQLAATSLPCLITGETGTGKELVARALVHHGDRAGRPFLVVDCAAVPKDLLESELFGYEEGAFTGARKGGKLGKFELAHGGTLFLDEIAEIPVDLQAKLLRVLQGGRIQRVGGAEEIPVDVRVVAATCADLEARVADGTFRSDLFYRINVGRIHLPPLRERREDIPALVRYFARKHGAAVGRTVTGVSEDLIRTFQARSWPGNVRELENEVRRLLASTRGEVLAPELGVACAEDTAVCSELRSLAARVLDEGPTDAFHSFVARAEASLIAEALERTGGNVSAAARLLGITRLTLRKKAETYGIRVRDPAV
- the acs gene encoding acetate--CoA ligase; translation: MAEEIREVYPVPEEFRKRAYIQSREEYERLYKESLENSDAFWARVAEEQVTWFKKWDRVQDWKYSKDEVYIKWFLNGKLNVAYNCVDRHLEKRGDQVAIIWEGNEPTEDRTITYRELHEQVCRFANVLKSRGVKKGDRVSIYLPMIPELAIAMLACARIGAIHSVVFGGFSADALKDRILDCDSHVLITCDGFYRGKKLVNQKAQADAAMAQCPGVSTCIVVSRVGDDVQVEMKEGRDIWWHEAVAEASPECAYEEMDAEDPLFILYTSGSTGKPKGVMHTTGGYLVYTSYTHKLVFDYHDGDIYFCAADIGWVTGHSYIVYGPLCNGATTVMFEGVPTYPDAGRYWDIIGKHKINILYTAPTAIRAIAAQGDEYVTSRLDKLETLRLLGTVGEPINPEAWRWYYELPGRSKCPIVDTWWQTETGGILITGLPGAIDMKPGKATTPFFGVEPVLVDPEKGHVLEGEAEGALCIARPWPGQMRGVFGDPDRFRQTYFVQYDGYYFTGDGANRDADGDYQIIGRIDDVINVSGHRMGTAEVESALVLHPKVAEAAVVGYPHDMKGQGIYAYVTLVAGAEPSEELRKELVQLVRKEIGPIATPDFIQFAPGLPKTRSGKIMRRILRKIAANEVEAGFGDTSTLLDPSVVDQLVEGRLNK
- a CDS encoding VTT domain-containing protein, with amino-acid sequence MYSVTERILTLLAAHPHPVTFFLLVLTGLGLPVPEDVILLAAGAVVSWGRTGYYPIVGAALLGVLVGDLLLFLLGRRYGPNVLKHRPFRYLASPRRMDRARDMLARRGAGAVFLARFVAGVRFAVFFVAGASGMNAATFVLLDLTGAVLSVPLVVLVGYVFGSNLEEALGFLHAHRWQVLAAAVGLVLAGWALVRVGRALGLWNRIRRAGAALAGGYLGRRRWFRLALLAAALGGVVYYAAVAAQPLPAADRNFREIARIPAVGPGEPFSFAVLGDNRNSQTVFTEILRRIDADPDIRFAVDLGDLVFDGEREKYRFFLEQIGGFTKPLLVAPGNHDIREGGRAVYYDAFGPFYYSFRVGDALFVVLDDADEVGFTPSQWAWAERVVKESGAAHTFVMFHVPLFDPRHRTDLDWLKAVLPGPARNWMFHHSLADDAKAREYAAAFRRWGVTRLYCSHVHGFYRGEWAGVPFTLTGGAGAPLVGVDPEHDFYHYVKVTVGPGGVREEVVRIPSPSFGLLARAGNLVFLHLRSFVATHVPGTVLFLVFAVGAWDLLAARRGRENAA
- a CDS encoding phospholipase D-like domain-containing protein, coding for MWVVSPYFLPDEALLQMLAVQTRAGVEVTVVVPERSNHRLADWARERPLQILRDAGARVLGYGRSMIHANLVAVDESFGLFGSANLDMRSLYLNFEVGLALYTPADVRALRRIAAEYASASGPLAFPHRRGNVGELLVDLAELLAPLL